Proteins encoded by one window of Superficieibacter sp. HKU1:
- the mdoH gene encoding glucans biosynthesis glucosyltransferase MdoH: MNNTTKYIDALPLTDAEKAALPADMDIRAVHEALDPEHQRFEPEDDAPLGSVKSRLEHSWPESLHNDQLIKDDLGRTQLHAMPKAKRSSMFPDPWRTNPVGRFWDRLRGREQQPRYLSRLTKEQQVSEQQWRLMGTIRRYILLVLTLAQTVVATWYMKTILPYQGWALINPGDMMGQDLLVSFMQLLPYILQTGILILFAVLFCWVSAGFWTALMGFLQLLIGKDKYSISASTTGNEPLNPGHRTALIMPICNEDVDRVFAGLRATWESVKATGQQQHFDVYILSDSYNPDICVSEQKAWMELIAEVHGEGQIFYRRRRRRVKRKSGNIDDFCRRWGSQYSYMVVLDADSVMTGDCLTGLVRLMEANPNAGIIQSSPKASGMDTLYARCQQFATRVYGPLFTAGLHFWQLGESHYWGHNAIIRVKPFIEHCALAPLPGEGSFAGSILSHDFVEAALMRRAGWGVWIAYDLPGSYEELPPNLLDELKRDRRWCHGNLMNFRLFLVKGMHPVHRAVFLTGVMSYLSAPLWFMFLALSTALQVVHALTEPQYFLQPRQLFPVWPQWRPELAIALFASTMVLLFLPKLLSIILVWCKGPKEYGGFIRVTLSLLLEVLFSVLLAPVRMLFHTVFVVSAFLGWEVVWNSPQRDDDSTSWVEAFKRHGSQMLLGLVWAVGMAWLDLRFLFWLAPIVFSLILSPFVSVISSRSTVGLRTKRWKLFLIPEEYSPPQVLIDTDRFLELNIQRSLKDGFMHAVFNPSFNALATAMATGRHGKGNILEIARDRHVEQALNETPEKLSRDRRLVLLSDPVTMSRLHYRVWSSPERYSSWVNSYQQLALNPLALKTTSST, encoded by the coding sequence ATGAATAATACAACGAAGTATATCGACGCTCTGCCGCTTACGGATGCTGAAAAAGCGGCACTTCCTGCCGATATGGATATCCGCGCAGTCCACGAAGCGCTTGATCCTGAGCATCAGCGATTCGAGCCTGAAGATGACGCTCCGCTGGGGTCAGTCAAGTCACGTCTGGAACATAGCTGGCCTGAGTCGTTGCACAACGATCAGCTGATCAAAGACGATCTGGGCCGCACACAGTTGCACGCGATGCCAAAGGCAAAGCGTTCCTCAATGTTTCCCGACCCGTGGCGTACCAACCCGGTTGGCCGTTTCTGGGACCGCCTGCGCGGTCGTGAACAGCAGCCGCGTTATCTTTCACGTCTGACCAAAGAGCAGCAGGTCAGCGAACAACAGTGGCGTTTGATGGGGACGATTCGTCGCTATATTCTGCTGGTGTTAACGCTGGCGCAAACCGTGGTGGCAACCTGGTATATGAAAACCATTCTGCCATACCAGGGCTGGGCGCTGATCAACCCGGGCGACATGATGGGCCAGGATTTGCTGGTCTCCTTCATGCAGCTTCTGCCTTACATCCTGCAAACCGGGATCCTGATCCTGTTTGCGGTGCTGTTCTGCTGGGTTTCTGCCGGCTTCTGGACCGCGCTGATGGGTTTTCTCCAGCTGCTTATCGGGAAGGATAAATACAGTATATCCGCCTCGACGACCGGCAATGAGCCGCTCAACCCCGGGCACCGTACGGCGCTGATCATGCCTATCTGTAACGAAGATGTGGATCGGGTTTTCGCCGGACTCCGGGCGACCTGGGAGTCTGTGAAAGCCACGGGCCAGCAGCAGCACTTTGACGTTTACATCCTCAGCGACAGCTACAATCCGGATATATGCGTTTCCGAGCAGAAAGCCTGGATGGAGCTTATCGCGGAAGTGCATGGCGAAGGGCAGATCTTCTATCGCCGCCGCCGCCGTCGCGTGAAGCGCAAAAGCGGTAACATTGACGACTTCTGCCGCCGCTGGGGCAGTCAGTACAGCTATATGGTGGTGCTGGATGCGGACTCGGTAATGACGGGTGACTGCCTGACCGGTCTCGTGCGCCTGATGGAAGCGAATCCCAACGCGGGTATCATCCAGTCGTCGCCGAAAGCCTCCGGCATGGACACGCTGTACGCGCGCTGTCAGCAATTTGCTACCCGCGTTTATGGTCCGCTGTTTACCGCTGGTCTGCACTTCTGGCAGCTGGGTGAATCGCACTACTGGGGACATAACGCGATTATTCGCGTGAAGCCGTTCATTGAGCACTGCGCGCTGGCACCGCTGCCAGGCGAAGGCTCCTTTGCCGGGTCGATTCTGTCGCACGACTTCGTGGAAGCGGCGCTGATGCGTCGTGCAGGCTGGGGCGTGTGGATTGCCTACGATCTGCCGGGTTCTTATGAAGAGTTGCCGCCAAACCTGCTGGACGAGCTGAAACGCGACCGCCGCTGGTGTCACGGCAACCTGATGAACTTCCGTCTGTTCCTGGTAAAAGGGATGCACCCGGTTCACCGTGCGGTGTTCTTAACCGGCGTTATGTCCTATCTCTCCGCGCCGCTGTGGTTTATGTTCCTTGCGCTTTCTACCGCGCTTCAGGTGGTACACGCCCTGACGGAGCCGCAATATTTCCTTCAGCCGCGTCAGCTGTTCCCGGTATGGCCGCAGTGGCGTCCGGAGCTGGCGATTGCGCTGTTTGCGTCGACGATGGTGCTGCTGTTCCTGCCAAAACTGCTCAGTATCATTCTGGTGTGGTGTAAAGGGCCGAAAGAGTACGGCGGTTTTATTCGCGTCACGCTTTCTCTGCTACTGGAAGTGCTGTTCTCGGTGCTGCTGGCACCGGTGCGTATGCTGTTCCATACCGTGTTCGTGGTCAGCGCGTTCCTCGGCTGGGAAGTGGTCTGGAATTCACCGCAGCGTGATGATGACTCAACTTCATGGGTAGAGGCGTTCAAGCGTCACGGCTCGCAGATGTTGCTGGGTCTAGTGTGGGCGGTAGGCATGGCATGGCTGGATCTGCGTTTTCTGTTCTGGCTGGCACCGATTGTCTTCTCGCTAATCCTCTCGCCGTTTGTGTCGGTCATTTCCAGCCGTTCGACGGTAGGGCTACGCACTAAGCGCTGGAAACTGTTCCTGATCCCGGAAGAGTATTCGCCGCCGCAGGTATTGATCGACACCGACCGTTTCCTGGAACTGAATATCCAGCGCTCGCTGAAAGACGGCTTTATGCATGCGGTATTCAACCCGTCCTTCAACGCATTGGCCACGGCGATGGCGACGGGACGTCACGGTAAAGGCAACATCCTTGAAATTGCCCGCGACCGCCATGTTGAGCAGGCGCTGAATGAAACGCCGGAAAAACTCAGCCGCGACCGTCGTCTGGTATTGCTGAGCGATCCGGTCACCATGTCACGGCTGCATTACCGCGTGTGGAGTTCGCCAGAGCGCTACTCTTCATGGGTGAATTCGTATCAGCAACTGGCGTTAAATCCGCTGGCGCTGAAGACAACATCATCTACTTAA
- the mdoG gene encoding glucans biosynthesis protein MdoG — translation MKNKSQMMKMRWLGVAITLSLCTSSAWAFSIDDVAKQAQSLAGKGYEAPKSNLPSVFRDMKYADYQQIQFNHDKAYWGKIKTPFKLEFYHQGMYFDTPVAINEVTSNAVRKIKYSPDYFNFGNVQHDKDTVKDLGFAGFKVLYPVNSKDKNDEIVSMLGASYFRVLGQGQVYGLSARGLAIDTALPSGEEFPRFREFWIERPKPTDKRLNIYALLDSPRATGAYRFTIMPGRDTVVDVQSKVYLRDKVGKLGVAPLTSMFLFGPNQPSPTTNFRPELHDSNGLSIHAGNGEWIWRPLNNPKHLGVSSYAMENPQGFGLLQRGRQFSRYEDLDDRYDLRPSAWITPKGEWGKGKVELVEIPTNDETNDNIVAYWTPDQLPAAGKEMNFSYTITFSRDEDKLHAPDNAYVTQTRRSAGDVKQSNLIRQADGTLAFVIDFAGPEMKKLPADTPVTAQTSIGDNGEIVENSVRYNPVTKGWRLTLRTKIKDPKQTTEMRAALVNADQTLSETWSYQLPANE, via the coding sequence ATGAAAAATAAATCACAGATGATGAAAATGCGCTGGTTAGGCGTAGCCATAACGTTGTCCCTGTGCACCTCATCTGCATGGGCATTCTCCATTGATGATGTGGCAAAGCAGGCACAGTCACTGGCAGGTAAAGGCTATGAGGCTCCTAAAAGCAATCTGCCCTCCGTCTTCCGCGACATGAAATATGCGGATTATCAGCAGATTCAGTTCAACCACGACAAGGCTTACTGGGGCAAAATCAAGACTCCATTCAAGCTCGAATTTTATCATCAGGGGATGTACTTTGATACGCCGGTGGCCATCAACGAAGTGACCTCCAACGCCGTGCGTAAGATTAAATACAGCCCGGATTACTTCAATTTCGGCAATGTTCAGCACGATAAAGACACCGTAAAAGATCTGGGCTTTGCAGGTTTTAAAGTGCTTTACCCGGTTAACAGCAAAGACAAGAACGACGAAATCGTTAGCATGCTTGGGGCAAGCTACTTCCGCGTGCTGGGGCAGGGACAGGTTTACGGCCTTTCCGCGCGTGGTCTGGCCATTGATACCGCGCTGCCGTCAGGCGAGGAATTCCCGCGTTTTCGTGAGTTCTGGATCGAACGTCCAAAACCGACGGACAAGCGTCTGAATATCTATGCACTGCTGGATTCTCCGCGTGCCACCGGCGCGTACCGCTTCACCATTATGCCAGGCCGCGATACCGTCGTTGACGTACAGTCGAAAGTCTATCTGCGTGACAAAGTCGGCAAGCTCGGCGTCGCGCCGCTGACCAGCATGTTCCTCTTTGGGCCGAACCAGCCCTCTCCAACCACTAACTTCCGCCCTGAACTGCATGACTCCAACGGTCTGTCGATTCATGCCGGTAATGGCGAGTGGATCTGGCGTCCGCTTAATAATCCGAAACATCTGGGTGTAAGCAGCTACGCAATGGAAAACCCTCAGGGCTTCGGATTGTTACAGCGTGGTCGCCAGTTTAGCCGCTATGAAGATCTCGACGACCGTTACGATCTGCGTCCAAGCGCCTGGATCACGCCGAAAGGTGAGTGGGGCAAAGGCAAGGTTGAGCTGGTCGAAATTCCGACCAACGATGAAACCAATGATAACATCGTGGCTTACTGGACGCCGGATCAGCTGCCTGCTGCCGGGAAAGAGATGAACTTCAGTTACACCATCACCTTCAGCCGTGATGAAGACAAGCTGCACGCGCCGGATAACGCGTACGTGACGCAGACTCGCCGCTCGGCAGGTGATGTTAAACAATCTAATCTGATCCGTCAGGCGGACGGAACGCTGGCCTTCGTGATTGACTTCGCCGGTCCGGAAATGAAAAAACTGCCTGCGGACACCCCGGTCACTGCGCAAACCAGCATCGGTGACAACGGTGAAATCGTTGAGAACAGCGTGCGCTATAATCCTGTCACCAAAGGATGGCGTCTGACGCTGCGCACCAAAATCAAAGATCCTAAGCAGACCACTGAGATGCGCGCCGCGCTGGTTAACGCTGACCAGACGCTGAGTGAAACCTGGAGCTATCAGCTACCTGCCAATGAATAA
- the mdoC gene encoding glucans biosynthesis protein MdoC: MSKVPAQREYFLDSIRAWLMLLGIPFHISLIYSSHTWHVNSAEASWWLTLFNDFIHSFRMQVFFVISGYFSYMLFLRYPLKKWWKVRVERVGIPMLTAIPLLTLPQFMMLQYVKGKTETWHTLSLYEKYNTLVWELTSHLWFLLVLTIMTTAGLWLFSVLRRRQEQQEGVLFASLTLGKLTLVFLLLGIAYATLRRTLLIVYSPILSDGLFNFVVMQTLFYIPFFVLGALAFINPRLKDLFITPSPWCMLGAIAGFAAYLLNQRYGSGDAWMYETESVITMVFGLWMVNVVFSFGHRLLNFQSARVTYFVNASLFIYLVHHPLTLFFGAYITPQISSNTLGFFTGLVFVVGCALVLYEIHLRIPLLRFLFSGKPQTKQDKSQVAAR; encoded by the coding sequence ATGAGTAAAGTACCCGCACAACGTGAATATTTCCTCGATTCCATTCGCGCATGGTTGATGCTTTTGGGGATCCCCTTTCATATCTCGTTAATCTATTCCAGCCATACCTGGCACGTTAATAGTGCAGAGGCGTCGTGGTGGCTTACCCTGTTTAACGATTTTATTCATTCCTTCCGGATGCAGGTTTTCTTTGTTATTTCCGGTTATTTTTCATACATGCTATTTCTACGCTATCCATTAAAGAAATGGTGGAAAGTCCGCGTCGAGCGCGTCGGTATTCCAATGCTCACCGCCATACCTTTATTAACGCTGCCGCAGTTTATGATGCTGCAATATGTCAAAGGTAAAACCGAAACCTGGCACACGCTCTCGTTGTATGAAAAGTACAATACCCTGGTCTGGGAACTGACTTCGCACCTGTGGTTTTTACTGGTTCTGACCATCATGACCACTGCGGGTCTGTGGCTGTTTAGCGTGCTTCGTCGACGCCAGGAGCAGCAGGAAGGCGTCCTGTTCGCCAGCCTGACGCTCGGCAAACTGACGCTGGTATTTTTGCTGCTCGGTATCGCTTACGCCACCCTGCGCCGCACGCTGCTGATAGTTTACTCACCAATCCTTAGCGACGGCCTGTTTAACTTCGTGGTCATGCAGACCCTGTTTTATATTCCTTTCTTTGTGCTCGGCGCGCTGGCCTTTATTAACCCCCGCCTGAAGGATCTTTTCATAACGCCTTCGCCGTGGTGCATGCTCGGTGCGATTGCAGGATTTGCCGCCTATTTACTTAATCAGCGCTACGGCAGCGGTGACGCCTGGATGTATGAAACCGAGTCGGTCATTACGATGGTATTTGGCCTGTGGATGGTAAACGTGGTCTTTTCCTTCGGACACCGGCTGCTCAATTTCCAGTCGGCGCGGGTGACCTATTTCGTTAACGCATCCCTGTTTATTTATCTGGTGCACCACCCGTTAACGCTGTTTTTCGGCGCGTATATTACGCCGCAAATCAGCTCTAATACGCTGGGCTTTTTTACCGGACTGGTGTTTGTGGTGGGTTGCGCGCTGGTGCTTTACGAAATTCACCTGCGTATTCCGCTGCTGCGTTTCCTGTTCTCAGGCAAACCGCAGACGAAGCAGGATAAATCTCAGGTGGCGGCCCGTTAA